The following are from one region of the Anaerotignum faecicola genome:
- a CDS encoding endonuclease III domain-containing protein has translation VDTTRKRVSKRLGINRWKDNVRQVEDRLCDIIPRERWNKSHHQLIFFGRYHCLARKPNVIFVLC, from the coding sequence GTCGATACAACACGTAAAAGAGTATCTAAACGTCTAGGTATTAACCGCTGGAAAGACAATGTAAGACAAGTTGAAGATCGTTTATGTGACATCATTCCTCGCGAACGATGGAATAAAAGTCATCATCAACTCATATTCTTTGGAAGATATCATTGCTTAGCCAGAAAGCCAAATGTGATATTTGTCCTTTGTTAG